From the Roseiconus lacunae genome, one window contains:
- a CDS encoding phenylacetate--CoA ligase family protein, whose product MSSAESAISDEVAKSAAEALDRLNEHTLKTVHWHFSEETGSPFWLGKKAELDFDPLKDVKSFADLKKFPHFEDEWLRGGPIDRWVPKGHAGKPTYVFETGGTTGIPKSRMVIEDHWKDYELFSDTLPDEHFPRGSNWLMLGPSGPRRLRLAVEHLAQHRGGICFCIDLDPRWVVKLIKKGWMEHLEEYKKHCIDQAVTVLTAGHDIKCMFATPKLLESLGEALEDRGTSLQEVGIKGIFSGGTEFTPQWTRFCVEELLGGTVEEGGVYMTPTYGNTLMGLACSKPISAADGYKISYYAPQPRAVTEVVQFEDYNQVVGYGETGRVKLYTLTDEFFVPGFMERDEGEREAPFDKFPWDGVSGVRPFHELASATTVGVY is encoded by the coding sequence ATGAGTTCAGCTGAATCAGCGATCTCTGATGAAGTCGCAAAAAGTGCCGCCGAAGCTCTAGATCGCTTGAATGAGCACACGTTGAAAACCGTCCATTGGCACTTCAGCGAAGAGACGGGAAGCCCGTTTTGGTTGGGGAAGAAGGCGGAATTGGATTTCGATCCGCTCAAGGATGTCAAATCTTTTGCTGACTTGAAAAAGTTCCCCCACTTCGAAGACGAATGGTTGCGTGGTGGGCCGATCGACCGTTGGGTGCCCAAAGGACACGCCGGTAAGCCAACCTATGTTTTCGAAACCGGAGGAACGACCGGGATCCCGAAAAGCCGTATGGTGATCGAAGATCACTGGAAAGACTATGAGTTGTTCAGCGACACGTTGCCTGACGAGCATTTTCCTCGCGGTTCGAATTGGCTCATGCTTGGACCGAGCGGTCCGCGGCGTTTGCGATTGGCGGTCGAACACTTGGCGCAGCATCGTGGCGGAATCTGCTTTTGCATCGACTTGGATCCTCGCTGGGTCGTCAAGTTGATCAAGAAAGGCTGGATGGAACATCTTGAAGAGTACAAAAAACACTGCATCGACCAAGCGGTCACGGTGTTGACCGCCGGCCATGACATTAAGTGCATGTTCGCGACACCAAAGTTGCTCGAATCACTGGGTGAAGCGTTGGAAGACCGCGGTACCAGCTTGCAAGAAGTCGGCATCAAGGGAATTTTCTCTGGGGGTACCGAGTTCACACCACAGTGGACGCGGTTCTGCGTCGAAGAGCTTCTCGGTGGTACCGTCGAAGAAGGCGGCGTTTACATGACGCCGACCTACGGCAATACCTTGATGGGTTTGGCCTGCAGCAAACCAATCTCGGCCGCCGACGGATACAAAATCAGCTACTACGCGCCCCAACCGCGAGCGGTTACGGAAGTGGTCCAATTCGAAGACTACAATCAGGTCGTCGGTTACGGCGAGACTGGTCGCGTCAAACTGTACACGTTGACCGATGAATTCTTCGTACCGGGCTTCATGGAACGCGACGAAGGCGAACGCGAAGCTCCGTTTGACAAGTTCCCATGGGACGGTGTGAGCGGCGTTCGCCCCTTCCACGAACTTGCCAGTGCGACCACCGTTGGCGTTTATTAA
- a CDS encoding aldehyde dehydrogenase family protein: MITLQPLRWGKPYESIEIKDVVHFDTGEPIAKFGSVGGGIVARDMKKAEKARQALLKYTPAELLEMCKKAAELFETADLQVGDSKQSVDQFVHQQSASTGLPEHMCRSNMKKNSFVLANMTEILDCLTRGLDLNIFSRGFGEEGRGVIVSYQAQTPILGAVLPNNSPGVHTLWLPAIPLQIGLALKPGSQEPWTPYRMVSAFIEAGVPAEAFGLYPGGHDAGGAIMTKTSRSMIFGSAQTVAQHAGNPRVQAHGPGWSKILLCDDVVDDWELYLDMMVESVLSNSGRSCINCSGIWASRHTREIAQAIAERIGPVDVLPPTDENAQLAAFTVPAMATGTYAMVEQDLAEAGVTDMTADYGDKLIEREHCAYLRPMVLHADSPDRGVAAKEYMFPFVSVVECPQAEMLRRIGPTLVGTVLTRDESFIQQAGSCVDIDRLNIGPIATNRLNWLQPHEGNIIDFLFRSRAYQTAELAVPAAAT, from the coding sequence ATGATCACACTGCAACCACTTCGCTGGGGCAAACCGTACGAATCAATTGAAATCAAGGACGTCGTTCACTTTGACACCGGCGAACCGATCGCCAAATTCGGTTCGGTCGGCGGTGGGATCGTCGCTCGCGATATGAAGAAGGCGGAGAAGGCCCGGCAAGCGTTGCTCAAGTACACACCGGCCGAATTGCTGGAGATGTGCAAGAAGGCGGCCGAGCTATTTGAAACCGCTGATCTGCAGGTCGGCGATTCGAAGCAGTCTGTCGATCAGTTTGTCCACCAACAATCGGCCAGCACGGGATTGCCTGAGCACATGTGCCGGTCGAACATGAAGAAAAACAGCTTCGTGTTGGCCAACATGACCGAGATCCTTGATTGTCTGACGCGGGGATTGGACCTTAATATCTTCAGCCGTGGCTTTGGTGAAGAAGGTCGCGGCGTGATCGTCAGCTATCAAGCACAGACACCAATCTTGGGTGCCGTCTTACCGAACAACTCACCCGGTGTGCATACGCTTTGGCTGCCCGCGATTCCGTTGCAAATCGGGCTGGCGCTCAAGCCCGGCTCGCAGGAACCTTGGACGCCCTACCGAATGGTTTCGGCATTTATCGAAGCCGGCGTGCCTGCCGAAGCGTTCGGACTGTACCCCGGCGGCCACGATGCGGGTGGGGCGATCATGACCAAGACGTCTCGCAGCATGATTTTTGGAAGCGCCCAAACGGTTGCTCAGCATGCCGGCAACCCACGCGTTCAAGCACACGGCCCGGGATGGTCCAAGATCTTGCTTTGCGATGACGTTGTCGACGACTGGGAGCTCTACCTCGACATGATGGTCGAGAGTGTGCTGAGCAACTCGGGACGATCTTGCATCAACTGCAGCGGGATTTGGGCGAGCCGGCACACTCGCGAAATCGCCCAGGCGATCGCCGAACGCATCGGGCCAGTCGATGTGCTGCCGCCGACCGATGAAAACGCGCAGTTGGCCGCGTTCACCGTGCCCGCGATGGCGACGGGGACATATGCGATGGTCGAACAAGACCTGGCCGAAGCCGGGGTGACCGACATGACGGCTGATTACGGCGATAAGCTGATCGAACGCGAGCACTGTGCCTACTTGCGTCCAATGGTGCTACACGCCGACTCGCCTGATCGCGGTGTCGCGGCCAAAGAATACATGTTCCCATTCGTTAGCGTCGTCGAGTGCCCGCAGGCGGAGATGCTGCGACGCATCGGGCCAACGCTGGTTGGAACCGTGCTCACTCGCGACGAGAGCTTCATCCAGCAGGCAGGAAGTTGCGTCGATATCGATCGATTGAACATCGGTCCGATCGCGACCAACCGCTTGAACTGGTTACAGCCGCACGAAGGCAACATCATCGATTTCTTGTTCCGCTCGCGTGCATATCAAACGGCAGAACTAGCCGTACCAGCGGCGGCGACCTGA
- a CDS encoding ABC transporter ATP-binding protein, translating into MSLVQLNEIIFGYSKTPILRKFCLDIREGEYLVLLGASGCGKTSVLRLIAGLIRPESGSISIGGRDVVSVKPRERDVSLVPQGDGLYPHLPIGKSIALGIKRGLNASSRETRIAEAAAAVGIGNLLDRLPEQLSGGEKKRAALAKAAVSGASVRLLDEPLSAIDAAMRFQIERDLKQLHQNYPGATLHVTHDGAEARRLGDRIAVIEDGRVAQVGDSKSVFQNPVSVSVAAAMGTSPFVTTRIIRRSGQWVDNSGRALPGPLAANGTEATLGYYLDDCSGDNDVEYWIDPQLGHRVASDKLRWFVDQPPAR; encoded by the coding sequence ATGTCGCTCGTCCAGTTGAACGAAATCATTTTCGGCTACTCCAAAACCCCAATCCTTCGCAAGTTTTGCCTTGATATTCGGGAGGGTGAATACCTGGTACTGCTCGGTGCTAGCGGCTGCGGCAAAACCTCGGTGCTACGCTTGATCGCGGGGCTAATTCGGCCGGAATCTGGATCGATCTCCATCGGCGGGCGAGACGTTGTCTCAGTCAAGCCAAGGGAACGCGATGTGAGCCTCGTTCCCCAGGGCGATGGTTTGTATCCACACCTACCGATTGGTAAATCCATCGCACTGGGGATTAAGCGCGGGCTGAACGCGTCATCTCGAGAAACGAGAATTGCCGAAGCCGCCGCCGCGGTCGGGATCGGCAACCTTCTCGATCGTCTACCCGAACAGCTGAGTGGCGGCGAAAAGAAACGCGCCGCCCTTGCCAAGGCTGCCGTATCGGGCGCCAGCGTCCGTTTGCTCGACGAGCCCCTATCGGCGATCGATGCGGCAATGCGATTTCAGATTGAACGGGATCTCAAGCAGTTGCACCAGAATTATCCCGGCGCGACGCTGCACGTGACCCACGATGGCGCCGAGGCGCGACGGCTTGGTGATCGAATCGCCGTGATCGAAGACGGTCGCGTCGCGCAAGTGGGCGACTCGAAATCGGTTTTTCAGAATCCGGTGTCCGTCTCAGTCGCGGCGGCGATGGGGACCTCGCCTTTCGTGACCACTCGGATAATCCGACGATCGGGTCAGTGGGTCGACAACTCGGGCCGCGCTTTGCCGGGGCCACTTGCCGCGAATGGAACCGAAGCAACGTTGGGTTACTACCTTGATGATTGTTCCGGCGACAATGATGTGGAATATTGGATCGATCCGCAGCTCGGTCATCGAGTCGCCTCGGACAAACTGCGTTGGTTCGTTGATCAACCACCAGCGAGGTGA
- the msrB gene encoding peptide-methionine (R)-S-oxide reductase MsrB yields MPIVSKFRKRRIRLAAFLSVCGAAIVIGQAGDIRRVFGQEGKTANSETARDPADQNRSASQDKTRAPENSRASADPVADQDPDETKIKEPEFRRKSKSQLKRALTSIEFKVTQNADTEPAFRNRYWNNKKDGLYRCVVCGLSLFSSETKYKSGTGWPSFWAPIEEDHVGYKTDYFLFYPRTEVHCKRCSAHLGHVFDDGPTDTTGKRFCMNSAAMKFYESGKENDFDE; encoded by the coding sequence ATGCCAATCGTATCGAAGTTCCGTAAGCGACGTATTCGCCTGGCCGCTTTTTTATCAGTTTGCGGTGCGGCGATAGTGATCGGCCAAGCGGGTGACATTCGCCGCGTTTTCGGCCAGGAGGGCAAGACGGCGAATTCCGAAACGGCGAGAGATCCCGCGGACCAGAACCGATCGGCATCGCAGGACAAAACAAGAGCGCCGGAGAACTCTCGCGCGTCGGCGGATCCTGTCGCAGATCAGGATCCCGACGAAACGAAGATCAAGGAACCGGAGTTTCGCCGCAAGTCAAAATCTCAGCTCAAGCGGGCCCTCACTTCCATTGAGTTCAAGGTGACCCAAAATGCCGATACCGAGCCTGCGTTCCGCAATCGTTACTGGAACAACAAGAAAGACGGCCTGTATCGCTGTGTGGTCTGCGGGTTATCGCTCTTTTCTTCAGAAACGAAGTACAAATCTGGAACGGGGTGGCCGAGCTTTTGGGCGCCGATCGAAGAAGACCATGTTGGCTACAAAACCGACTATTTTCTGTTTTATCCGCGGACCGAAGTCCACTGCAAACGATGCAGTGCCCATCTGGGACATGTCTTTGACGACGGGCCGACCGATACGACGGGAAAGCGATTTTGCATGAACAGCGCTGCGATGAAGTTCTACGAGTCTGGCAAAGAGAACGACTTTGACGAATGA
- a CDS encoding DUF6580 family putative transport protein: MIYLLTLIAVASRFLPHPPNFACIGALGLFAGCYVAGRRAYLVPLLALAASDILGQMFAVSGLGFYRPEQMLFVYLGMAASVAIGRLGRRSNSAEQPSVSWQRFPLTVLAASTVFFVVSNVGVWLGPWYATNLSGLLSCFTAAIPFYGYTIAGDFFFAGAMFGAMELARSGAAAMPKPAIGTTGTIVR; this comes from the coding sequence ATGATCTACCTGCTGACGCTGATTGCCGTCGCTTCGCGATTTTTGCCGCACCCTCCGAACTTTGCCTGCATCGGAGCACTGGGACTGTTCGCCGGCTGTTACGTCGCCGGTCGGCGTGCCTATTTGGTTCCCTTGTTAGCGTTAGCCGCCAGCGACATCCTCGGCCAGATGTTCGCCGTTTCCGGGTTAGGATTCTATCGCCCCGAGCAAATGCTTTTCGTCTATCTCGGTATGGCCGCGTCTGTTGCGATCGGTCGCCTGGGACGCCGCTCTAATTCTGCGGAGCAGCCATCGGTTTCTTGGCAGCGATTTCCACTGACCGTACTAGCCGCGTCGACGGTATTTTTTGTTGTGAGCAATGTCGGCGTCTGGTTGGGTCCCTGGTACGCTACCAACCTATCGGGCCTGCTGAGCTGCTTCACCGCCGCAATTCCATTTTACGGATACACCATCGCCGGGGATTTCTTCTTCGCCGGGGCGATGTTCGGAGCGATGGAACTGGCCCGCTCCGGTGCGGCTGCAATGCCGAAGCCTGCGATCGGCACGACCGGCACAATCGTCCGCTAA
- a CDS encoding Ig-like domain-containing protein → MIRRTLSDSTRRETAKGNRKRTAHTGQKRRLLMENLEGRRLLASDTAFTPVPVDPALFAAQTPRNVGTVTAVQIGENEAAGARGVNDTINTATHLPLGTLPSQQDTIDVTGSIGIQLNAQNQILSDLDYYAMDLRAGDILDISLNGVAGNISVLYGPGTQAPGRFWFGTDSNQAILDPATGQSIYAKGSPLQTRGSAVAAQVVPETGRYYIGLAPSLGVSNYTMGLRVYRPVIEQAPRGAQQILYLDFDGGIYPTSEISGSTLPLGVVRFDRLEDNLGVLGFTNPTAVDAQVLQENILDEVRDHFDTIAVNGSNGDYDETGIGGQYGITIVSSLECPEFGDRSACAVGNTDLNNNPLVTRVLIGGLVSSTGIDGAYGIAESVDIGNFRPGEITIVQLDDISATTTAIARSPAVSEMDVISKFLAGVVSHEAGHTFGERHTTNTNNTDNIMDAGGNLQGLIDSLIAPGPDGILGTADDLSPVFAPEDQFTPAEGFFGTTRTATSLSFELSTGTATSSITGRVFNDLNRDGAFAGDAGLPGVFVYADLDGDRVRDPIEPFDVSAPDGAYRLDVAPGLSYTVVAETPAQYVASNSTVRSNVSAGVTNLNFGFTKVIADVTGTKFADLNGNGLFDTNESGMGGVYIYLDLDGDDRPDLGEPSAITAADGSYSINFPGPGTYTIREVVEPGFEQTFPVSGEHIVTYNGVGLTDNYNFGNLPSRDYGDAPDSYGTSIAAGGPSHGTSLAVGLGAEVDREIDGFPSANALGDDNNNIDDEDGIQLLSPLGPGGTATVQVTARNTTGQPAYLQGWVDFNANGTFDASERVFNNVVVADGVSNLEINVPGNAVVGSTYARFRYSPTAGLGVGGDADLGEVEDYQFDILQQADIANDDEFTVSRNSLSNQLDVLANDFQSNLTQLTIVNLNVVGTSGVASVAGDGKSIFYTPRNGFTGLDTFQYTVQDQLGNQYTADVSVTVSFQSNVPIAVDDIFDIPQGSSNRPLNVLANDVPSIAGGIRIISVTAGDQGGNVALEGGGQTIRYTPVAGFTGTEQFSYSIQDSNGQVSTAQVTVNSQPGARNDDLVDFTIGIFDVVNNQPISSVQVGQEFYVRVFVEELNNPNFSPEGVASAFLDLLYSDGLVSTQDTIGGDAFGFDITFGPNFQGSGFQLGDATTPGLIDDVGAVQPIGGGDLIRHSDPAELFTITMTAVSPGVAVFKADPADAVQAETILVGEDDALTVAQQRLGTAELTIFPTTDNFASAIDDAFSAGTDSNGILINSANGPNTLDVLDNDLFGPTGTLLEFGIGIDPTLGNVTIDDNGTPSDLTDDTINYFANTNASGFDSFTYYIVSGDGVRSVGEVTMAIGQADDDDLVDISFALVDQFNNPITSVASGETFGVQVFVEDLRTVVEGNTFVFAGYLDMLYDAGVLAPGSVPAGGRYDFDVDFDNDFDSNAGVGTAARAGIIDEFGSLLRDTVVDSGAINEPNLMATVYFTAGPVASTTVTQVVGSPADSSPFQDTLLFDRDQPVPVSQIRYDVLNVTVTPVSTLQNQAMPEDVNNDGLVTPSDALTVINALGRVGEGEQSAPTAFTDVNGDFLTSPMDALMVINHLARLAASSPAEGESIGSSDDASSSNDAAIGGLIGSTSIDSDDEEDDLLALLAADQNTLA, encoded by the coding sequence ATGATCCGACGAACACTTTCTGATTCTACACGCCGTGAAACGGCCAAGGGCAACCGAAAGCGAACTGCGCATACCGGGCAAAAGCGACGGTTGTTGATGGAGAATCTGGAGGGCCGGCGTTTACTGGCCAGCGACACCGCGTTCACTCCCGTTCCGGTGGATCCCGCTCTCTTTGCCGCCCAAACGCCTCGCAACGTCGGGACGGTCACGGCAGTCCAAATTGGCGAGAACGAAGCCGCCGGTGCACGTGGTGTTAACGACACGATCAATACGGCGACACATCTGCCGCTGGGAACGCTTCCCAGCCAGCAAGACACGATCGACGTCACCGGATCGATTGGAATCCAGCTCAACGCACAGAATCAGATCCTCAGCGACCTCGATTACTACGCGATGGACTTGCGTGCGGGCGACATTCTCGACATCTCCTTGAACGGAGTCGCGGGTAACATCAGCGTGCTGTACGGGCCGGGCACTCAAGCTCCCGGTCGTTTTTGGTTTGGGACAGATTCGAACCAGGCGATCCTAGATCCGGCGACGGGTCAATCGATTTACGCGAAAGGTTCGCCACTACAAACACGTGGTAGTGCGGTCGCGGCTCAAGTGGTACCTGAGACGGGACGTTACTACATCGGGCTCGCTCCTTCGCTTGGAGTGAGCAACTACACGATGGGTTTGCGTGTTTACCGTCCGGTGATCGAGCAAGCTCCTCGCGGTGCTCAACAGATCCTTTATCTTGACTTTGATGGCGGAATCTATCCAACGAGTGAGATCAGTGGTTCGACGCTACCGCTTGGCGTGGTTCGCTTTGATCGCCTGGAAGACAACCTAGGCGTCTTGGGGTTCACCAACCCAACCGCCGTTGATGCGCAGGTGCTGCAAGAGAACATTCTTGACGAAGTCCGCGATCACTTCGATACGATTGCCGTCAACGGTTCCAATGGTGACTACGACGAGACGGGGATCGGTGGTCAATACGGGATCACAATCGTCAGCTCCTTGGAGTGTCCTGAGTTCGGTGACCGAAGCGCTTGTGCGGTCGGAAACACGGATTTAAACAACAACCCGTTGGTCACACGCGTCTTGATCGGTGGCCTGGTTTCCTCGACCGGGATTGACGGTGCCTACGGAATCGCCGAATCGGTCGACATCGGAAACTTCCGCCCCGGCGAAATCACGATCGTGCAGCTTGACGATATCTCGGCAACGACCACCGCGATCGCCCGGTCGCCTGCGGTCAGTGAAATGGATGTGATTTCCAAGTTCCTAGCCGGTGTGGTTTCTCACGAAGCGGGACATACCTTCGGTGAGCGGCACACGACCAATACGAATAACACTGACAATATCATGGATGCGGGTGGCAACCTGCAGGGATTGATTGACAGTTTGATCGCCCCAGGGCCAGACGGCATCCTTGGAACCGCCGACGACTTGTCTCCCGTCTTTGCACCTGAAGACCAATTCACCCCGGCCGAAGGATTCTTCGGCACCACGCGAACGGCAACGTCGTTGTCGTTTGAGCTTTCCACCGGTACCGCTACCTCGTCGATCACCGGTCGCGTTTTCAACGACCTTAACCGCGACGGCGCCTTCGCCGGCGACGCGGGATTACCCGGCGTCTTTGTCTACGCCGACTTGGACGGTGACCGAGTGCGTGATCCGATCGAGCCATTTGATGTCTCGGCTCCCGATGGGGCTTATCGGTTGGATGTCGCGCCCGGCTTGAGCTACACGGTCGTTGCCGAAACACCAGCCCAATACGTCGCCAGCAATTCGACGGTCCGCTCGAATGTGTCCGCCGGGGTGACCAATCTCAACTTCGGTTTCACGAAAGTTATCGCCGATGTCACCGGAACCAAGTTCGCTGACTTGAACGGAAACGGTTTGTTCGACACGAACGAATCGGGTATGGGAGGGGTTTACATCTACTTGGACTTGGATGGGGACGACCGTCCTGACCTCGGTGAACCATCGGCGATCACCGCTGCCGACGGTAGCTACTCGATCAACTTCCCCGGCCCAGGCACGTACACGATTCGGGAAGTCGTTGAACCAGGATTCGAGCAAACCTTCCCAGTCAGCGGCGAACACATCGTTACTTACAACGGTGTCGGCTTGACCGACAATTACAACTTCGGAAATCTTCCCTCGCGGGACTATGGTGACGCACCGGACAGCTACGGCACGTCGATCGCCGCCGGTGGTCCGAGCCACGGGACATCGCTTGCGGTCGGTTTGGGAGCCGAAGTGGATCGTGAAATCGATGGCTTCCCATCGGCAAACGCCCTCGGCGACGATAACAACAACATTGACGACGAGGACGGAATCCAACTTCTGTCTCCGCTCGGTCCCGGCGGCACCGCGACCGTCCAAGTCACCGCCCGAAACACGACCGGCCAGCCGGCCTACCTGCAAGGTTGGGTCGATTTCAACGCCAACGGTACATTCGACGCAAGCGAACGAGTCTTTAACAACGTGGTCGTCGCCGATGGCGTCTCGAACTTGGAAATCAACGTTCCTGGAAACGCCGTCGTCGGTTCCACCTACGCTCGCTTCCGCTACAGCCCGACGGCTGGTTTGGGCGTCGGTGGTGATGCCGATCTAGGCGAAGTGGAAGATTACCAATTCGACATCCTGCAACAGGCGGACATTGCCAACGATGATGAGTTCACTGTCTCGCGGAACTCGCTTTCGAATCAGTTGGATGTCCTAGCGAACGACTTCCAGTCCAACCTGACTCAGCTGACGATCGTCAACCTCAATGTCGTCGGTACCTCCGGTGTCGCGAGCGTCGCCGGTGATGGCAAGTCAATCTTCTACACCCCACGCAACGGCTTCACCGGACTCGACACGTTCCAGTACACCGTTCAAGACCAATTGGGCAATCAGTACACGGCCGATGTCTCTGTCACGGTCAGTTTCCAATCGAATGTACCGATCGCTGTCGACGACATCTTTGATATTCCACAAGGGTCGAGCAATCGGCCGCTGAATGTCTTGGCGAACGATGTCCCGAGTATCGCCGGGGGAATTCGAATCATCAGCGTCACAGCGGGTGATCAGGGCGGAAACGTTGCCCTCGAAGGAGGCGGTCAAACGATTCGCTACACCCCGGTCGCCGGATTTACCGGAACGGAGCAATTCAGCTACAGCATTCAGGACTCCAACGGTCAAGTAAGCACTGCCCAGGTCACTGTAAATTCGCAGCCCGGCGCACGTAACGATGACTTGGTCGACTTCACGATCGGCATCTTTGATGTGGTCAACAACCAGCCAATCTCCAGTGTTCAGGTTGGCCAAGAGTTCTACGTCCGAGTCTTCGTCGAAGAACTGAATAACCCGAACTTCAGCCCCGAGGGCGTCGCATCGGCATTCCTCGACCTGCTCTACTCCGACGGCTTAGTTTCGACTCAGGACACCATCGGCGGTGATGCATTTGGATTCGACATCACCTTCGGACCGAACTTCCAGGGAAGCGGATTCCAACTCGGTGACGCGACGACTCCTGGTTTGATTGACGATGTCGGAGCCGTTCAACCGATCGGTGGTGGCGACCTGATTCGGCACAGTGATCCGGCAGAACTGTTCACCATCACGATGACTGCAGTTTCACCGGGTGTTGCTGTCTTCAAAGCTGACCCCGCCGATGCTGTCCAAGCAGAAACGATTCTGGTCGGCGAAGACGATGCCCTGACCGTTGCCCAGCAACGACTCGGAACCGCCGAACTGACAATTTTCCCAACCACAGATAATTTCGCCAGTGCGATCGATGACGCATTCAGTGCGGGCACGGACAGCAACGGCATCTTGATCAATTCTGCGAACGGACCTAACACTCTCGATGTCCTAGACAACGACCTGTTCGGCCCCACCGGCACCTTGCTGGAATTCGGAATCGGGATCGACCCTACTCTGGGCAACGTGACCATTGACGACAATGGCACACCAAGCGATCTGACCGACGACACGATCAATTACTTCGCCAACACCAATGCCAGTGGATTCGACAGCTTTACCTACTACATCGTATCCGGTGACGGGGTCCGCAGCGTCGGTGAAGTCACGATGGCAATCGGACAAGCGGATGATGATGACTTGGTAGACATCTCTTTCGCTTTGGTCGACCAATTCAATAATCCGATTACATCAGTCGCTTCGGGTGAAACGTTCGGTGTTCAAGTCTTTGTCGAAGACTTGCGAACGGTCGTCGAAGGCAACACCTTTGTCTTTGCCGGCTACCTCGACATGCTGTACGACGCAGGGGTGTTGGCGCCGGGTTCGGTCCCTGCCGGCGGACGCTACGACTTTGATGTCGATTTCGATAACGACTTTGATTCCAACGCCGGCGTCGGTACCGCCGCCCGTGCCGGTATCATCGATGAGTTTGGATCACTTTTGCGTGATACAGTCGTCGATTCCGGAGCAATCAACGAACCGAACTTGATGGCCACCGTCTACTTCACCGCTGGGCCGGTCGCTTCGACCACGGTCACCCAAGTGGTCGGTAGCCCGGCTGATTCGTCGCCTTTCCAAGACACGCTGCTGTTTGATCGCGACCAACCGGTTCCGGTATCACAAATTCGCTACGACGTGTTGAACGTAACGGTTACGCCGGTCAGTACGCTGCAAAACCAAGCGATGCCTGAAGACGTCAACAATGACGGATTGGTTACGCCATCAGACGCCCTGACGGTGATCAACGCACTCGGTCGCGTGGGCGAAGGCGAGCAATCGGCCCCAACGGCGTTCACCGACGTCAACGGTGACTTCTTGACCTCGCCAATGGACGCCCTGATGGTGATCAACCACTTGGCTCGCTTGGCCGCCTCGTCGCCTGCGGAAGGGGAATCGATCGGATCAAGCGATGATGCATCATCCAGCAACGACGCCGCGATTGGCGGATTGATCGGTTCGACCTCGATCGACTCCGATGATGAGGAAGACGATTTGCTGGCCCTGTTGGCCGCCGATCAAAACACGCTCGCCTAA